One Kitasatospora sp. MAP12-44 DNA segment encodes these proteins:
- a CDS encoding ROK family transcriptional regulator → MDVRNDQPQGLITPGQRAEYMRQGNASAVLRAVLAYGPVSRAEIARHTGLSAPSVTKLTSTLIDVGLLGQLAPMEPTQGRPRVPLRVDPDRTVALGLHIGVLRSTFGLVGLDGRVLAERELAHAELADTSPQAIADQAVRGVRALLDNRLGERRLVGTGVSIGGWVDGARGRVVEHGPLGWHDVDLLDLLGARLPGPVVLEQTVRAIARAELWFGAGREVDDFVLVFIGNVQGAAIVVDRTVHRGPGAAAGGIEHLLATDDPEVRCPRCGTGCLSEAAGDIALAAQARAAGVLGVLGSGEGSGGGGGGAAGSGLDLERLVAAARPAGSGTGDVRAQELLRRRARRAGRAVATIVDLLNPSRVVLAGGILVAEEYLDDLRAEVALRSHRGSAVAGDIVPAVFGARTLVRSSAVPMLERVITEPFAALGML, encoded by the coding sequence GTGGACGTCCGCAACGACCAGCCCCAGGGTCTGATCACCCCAGGCCAGCGCGCCGAGTACATGCGCCAGGGCAACGCCTCCGCCGTGCTGCGCGCGGTCCTCGCCTATGGTCCGGTCTCCCGCGCCGAGATCGCCCGGCACACCGGCCTCTCCGCGCCCAGCGTCACCAAGCTCACCAGCACGCTGATCGACGTCGGCCTGCTCGGCCAGCTCGCCCCGATGGAGCCCACCCAGGGCCGCCCCCGGGTGCCGCTGCGCGTCGACCCCGACCGTACGGTCGCGCTCGGCCTGCACATCGGCGTGCTGCGCAGCACCTTCGGCCTGGTCGGCCTGGACGGCCGGGTGCTCGCCGAGCGCGAGCTCGCGCACGCCGAGCTGGCCGACACCTCCCCGCAGGCGATCGCTGACCAGGCGGTCCGCGGCGTGCGGGCCCTGCTCGACAACCGCCTCGGCGAGCGCCGGCTGGTCGGCACCGGCGTCAGCATCGGCGGCTGGGTGGACGGCGCGCGCGGCCGGGTGGTCGAGCACGGCCCGCTGGGCTGGCACGACGTCGACCTGCTCGACCTGCTCGGCGCGCGGCTGCCCGGGCCGGTGGTGCTGGAGCAGACCGTACGGGCCATCGCGCGGGCCGAGCTCTGGTTCGGCGCCGGGCGTGAGGTCGACGACTTCGTGCTGGTCTTCATCGGCAATGTGCAGGGTGCGGCGATCGTGGTGGACCGCACCGTGCACCGCGGCCCGGGCGCGGCGGCCGGCGGCATCGAGCACCTGCTCGCCACCGACGACCCCGAGGTGCGCTGTCCGCGCTGCGGCACCGGCTGTCTGAGCGAGGCCGCCGGTGACATCGCGCTGGCGGCGCAGGCCCGCGCGGCCGGCGTGCTCGGCGTGCTCGGCTCGGGTGAGGGCAGCGGCGGGGGCGGGGGTGGAGCGGCGGGCTCCGGGCTGGACCTGGAGCGGCTGGTGGCCGCCGCGCGGCCGGCCGGCTCGGGCACCGGGGACGTCCGGGCGCAGGAGCTGCTGCGCCGGCGGGCCCGGCGGGCCGGGCGGGCCGTCGCCACCATCGTCGATCTGCTGAATCCGAGCCGGGTGGTGCTGGCCGGCGGCATCCTGGTCGCCGAGGAGTACCTGGACGACCTGCGGGCCGAGGTCGCGCTGCGCAGCCACCGCGGGTCGGCGGTGGCCGGGGACATCGTGCCCGCGGTCTTCGGCGCGCGCACCCTGGTGCGCTCCTCCGCGGTGCCCATGCTGGAGCGGGTCATCACCGAGCCGTTCGCCGCGCTGGGGATGCTGTGA
- a CDS encoding SDR family oxidoreductase yields MPQQIAVVTGAGTGVGRAVAIELAAGGWQLALAGRRAEPLHETAARIGTAAAVIPTDVTDPAAVDALFAEVAERYGRIDLLFNNAGTFGAPVPLEDLSYQDWRAVVDLNLTGAFLCAQAAFRQMKGQRPQGGRIINNGSISAHVPRPQSIAYTATKHAVSGLTKSLSLDGRPYRIACGQIDIGNAATDMTAAMSTGVRQADGRITPEPTMDVADVARTVRHMAELPLEANIQSVTVLATTMPYVGRG; encoded by the coding sequence ATGCCGCAGCAGATCGCCGTCGTCACCGGGGCCGGCACCGGCGTCGGTCGCGCCGTGGCAATCGAACTCGCCGCCGGTGGCTGGCAGTTGGCCCTGGCCGGCCGCCGCGCCGAACCGCTGCACGAGACGGCCGCCCGCATCGGCACCGCAGCCGCCGTGATCCCGACCGACGTCACCGACCCGGCCGCCGTGGACGCCCTGTTCGCCGAGGTCGCCGAACGCTACGGCCGGATCGACCTGCTCTTCAACAACGCCGGCACCTTCGGAGCGCCCGTCCCGCTGGAGGACCTGAGCTACCAGGACTGGCGGGCGGTGGTCGACCTCAACCTCACCGGCGCCTTCCTCTGCGCGCAGGCCGCCTTCCGCCAGATGAAGGGCCAGCGCCCGCAGGGCGGCCGGATCATCAACAACGGCTCGATCTCCGCCCACGTGCCGCGCCCGCAGAGCATCGCCTACACCGCCACCAAGCACGCCGTCAGCGGCCTGACCAAGTCGCTCTCGCTGGACGGCCGCCCGTACCGGATCGCCTGCGGCCAGATCGACATCGGCAACGCCGCCACCGACATGACCGCCGCGATGAGCACGGGCGTGCGGCAGGCCGACGGCCGGATCACCCCGGAGCCGACCATGGACGTCGCCGATGTCGCCCGGACGGTACGCCACATGGCCGAACTCCCGCTGGAGGCCAACATCCAGTCCGTCACGGTGCTGGCCACCACGATGCCGTACGTCGGGCGGGGCTGA